The sequence GACATATTTGTAATGGGAGATGACTGGAAAGGAAAGTTTGATTATCTTAAAAAATACTGTGAGGTTGTTTATCTAAAAAGAACACCGGGAATATCTTCCACATATCTAAGGAATAAAATTAACGGTTTATATCTTCCCTTATCAGCTGCTTAATTTTTCTTTTAGATTTAGTAGATTTTCTTTTGCCAAAGGTATTTTATTGTTGTCATAAATTAAATAAATATTTACACCGCATTTTTTAACAAACGGTTCTTCTATATATTCTTCAAATAAAAACTCATCACCAACTTTAAATGCCAGTGCGGCAATGATTAATGGACTTTCCGGACATTCAGAAAGCTGAAGCCATTTTATTGCTTCTGTGTAATGTCTTTCTTTGATATGTTTTATACCTTTTAAGAAATTTTCATCTACCTGTTTTATATCCTTTTCGTCTATCTCAAATCTAAGCTTTTTCAGCTTTTTTGGGTCTATCATTTTTTCTTTGCAAGATTTTGTAAAAAGTTAATCTGGTGAAAGGTTGAAGGCTGAAATCCTTTTGCCATTACAGTATTTAAAGCCTCTTCATAGCTTTTTCCAGAATGGATTAAATAACCGGCCAGAAATGTGCCGCTTCTGGCCTGTCCATATTTGCAATGAACAACTACTTTTTTGTTATTTTTAATCTCATCAATATACCGATAAACAGCAAGGAAATCTTCTTCAGGAATAATCTGATACATATCAAAAGGAATTCTTATAACCTCAAATCCCATTTCCTTTTGTTTCTGAGCAATAAAATCTCCGTAATCCCCTTTAAGCAGGTTGATAATTGTATCAACCCCTTCTTCTTTCCATATTTTTAGTTCTTCTAACTCAGGGGCTCTACTACCCCCAAGATAATCTGTAATCCAGCGTATCATCCAAAATACTCCAGTGCTCTCTGGAGTCTGTGTTTTACCCTTTCTACGCCTATAACTTCTACCAGCGTTGCAATATCTACCCCTGAAGTTTCTCCTGTTAATGCCACTCTAATTGGCATAAATAAGCCTTTTCCTTTCACTCCAAGTTCTTTTTGTATTTCCTTTGTGATTTTTTTGAAATCCTCTTTAGTTATCTGATTTCTGTCTTTTATTTTTTCATAAAACAGCTGGATTACTTTGTATCCACTTTCTTCTTCAAGGAATTTTTTACCCTCTTCTGAGTAATGGAAATCATCTACAAAAAATGGTTTTGCCCTTTCTTCAATGTCCATTAATGTTTCAAGGCTATCTCTTATAGCTTCCATTACCTTTTTGTAATACTCAAAATCTGCCTTATAACCAAATCCCTCAAAGAATGGAATAGCCCTTCTGGTAAGGTCTTCAAGGTCAAGAATTTCTCTGATATAAACGCCGTTTAGCCATTTGAGTTTCGCCCTATCAAAGACTGCAGGGGCATTATGGACATCTTCTATATCAAATTCGGCAATGATTTCTTCTTTTGATAAAACCTCGTTATCTCCTTTTGGGTGCCAGCCAAGAAGGGCAAGTCCATTAAACATAGCCTCTGAAACATAACCATCATCTCTAAAGGCTCTGACTGAAACAGCACCATGTCTTTTGGATAATTTACTTCTATCTTCTCCTAAAATAATTGGCAGATGGGCAAATTTAGGTTCTTTAAATCCCAGAGCCCTATAAATAAGAATTTGTTTTGGTGTATTAGATAAATGGTCTTCTCCCCTTATAACATGGGTGATTTTCATTAGTGCATCATCAACAACAACCACAAAGTTATAAACAGGTGAGCCATCAGACCTAACTATCACAAAATCTCCAAACTCATCAACATTAATCTCAACTGTTCCTTTTATTAAATCCTCAAAAACTATATATTCTCCATCAGGAACTCTAAATCTCCATACATAAGGTTTTCCTTCCTCTTCGTATTTTTTAATTTCCTCAGGGGTTAGATTTCTACATTTTCCTGAGTATCTTGGAGGTCTTCCTTCTGCAAGAGCTTTTTTCCTTTCTTCTTCCAGTTCTTCAGGTGTGCAAAAACATTTATAGATATGACCGCTTTCTTTGAGTTTTTCTACATATTCTTTGTAAATTTCTGTTCTTTCTGATTGTCTGTAAGGTCCATAATCTCCACCAATGTCCGGACCCTCATCCCATTCTATTCCAAGCCATTGCAGGTCATCTATAAGCATCTCTTCATATTCTTTTTTAGACCTTTCTTTATCTGTATCCTCAATTCTTAAAACAAGTTTTCCCCCTGTATGTCTGGCATATATATAGTTGAACAATGCTGTCCTCGCATTTCCCAAATGTAAATATCCTGTTGGGCTTGGTGCAAATCTTACTCTTATCAATTTGACCTCCATTTATAAGTAATTAGCCTATAAACTTTTTCAAAAATAATACGAAAATGTCTTAGGAAATAAATATTCTACTACATCCGGGGGGATAATAGAAATTTAAAAAATTTAATTGTATAATACTGCCAGATCAATAAGTTATAGTTTTATTAATAATAAGTAATAAAAATTATTAACCTAAAGAAAGGGGGTATAACATGAAGTTAAAACAAGCATTATTTACAGGAAAATTCCTTGCCTTAACAATGGCAGGGGCTGTAATGTTCAGTTGTAGCGATGGTGGCGGGGGTGGAGGCTCTACCAAAGGTGGTAACAACACCGGTGGAGGAAGCACTACTGCTCAGTATCAGGGAAGTGTAAGATTAGGTGCTGTTGAAGGAGCTACTGTTGAAATTTATGAAATAGGCGATGATGGTAAACCGGTTTTAAAATGGACAGAAAAATCTTCAGGTGGTAATTCTCTTGATGAAATAGGTAAATTCAATACCCATGCAGATGAGTTAGACCCAAATAAACTTTATCTCTATAAAGCCACAGGTGGTCAGGATTGGGATGCTGATAATGATGGTAAAAAAGATAGTTCTCCAACTCCTAATAAATGAAAACTTAGAGCACTTGCCACAGGTGAAGATGTTAAAGTTGCCGGTAATGATTTTAAACTTTCTCCTGTAAGTGAATTAGTAGCTGAAAAGGTATTACCTGATTTAACAGACAGTGCTGCGAAGGGAACTTATAAGCCTTCTGATTTTGCAAAAAAATTAGACGATACTGCAAAAAGTTTAGTTGATGATGTTAACAATGATGGGGCAACAGATGATGTTGATGCACTTGTTTTTGACCCTGCAAATAATGATGCTAAAAATAAAGTAAAAGCACCTTTTAAGGGACATGTTGATGATATTGCAAATGATATAAGAGATGGTAAAATACCTCTCCTTGCAGCAGACCCAATTCTTGATAACAAAGATACAGGCGGAAATGCAAAGAATGCTGCAACATCTCCAGATGGAAAATATGCTTATGTGATTAACGACGATGG is a genomic window of Persephonella sp. containing:
- the gltX gene encoding glutamate--tRNA ligase, whose translation is MIRVRFAPSPTGYLHLGNARTALFNYIYARHTGGKLVLRIEDTDKERSKKEYEEMLIDDLQWLGIEWDEGPDIGGDYGPYRQSERTEIYKEYVEKLKESGHIYKCFCTPEELEEERKKALAEGRPPRYSGKCRNLTPEEIKKYEEEGKPYVWRFRVPDGEYIVFEDLIKGTVEINVDEFGDFVIVRSDGSPVYNFVVVVDDALMKITHVIRGEDHLSNTPKQILIYRALGFKEPKFAHLPIILGEDRSKLSKRHGAVSVRAFRDDGYVSEAMFNGLALLGWHPKGDNEVLSKEEIIAEFDIEDVHNAPAVFDRAKLKWLNGVYIREILDLEDLTRRAIPFFEGFGYKADFEYYKKVMEAIRDSLETLMDIEERAKPFFVDDFHYSEEGKKFLEEESGYKVIQLFYEKIKDRNQITKEDFKKITKEIQKELGVKGKGLFMPIRVALTGETSGVDIATLVEVIGVERVKHRLQRALEYFG
- a CDS encoding dual specificity protein phosphatase; this translates as MIRWITDYLGGSRAPELEELKIWKEEGVDTIINLLKGDYGDFIAQKQKEMGFEVIRIPFDMYQIIPEEDFLAVYRYIDEIKNNKKVVVHCKYGQARSGTFLAGYLIHSGKSYEEALNTVMAKGFQPSTFHQINFLQNLAKKK